The following proteins come from a genomic window of Candidatus Binataceae bacterium:
- the pnp gene encoding polyribonucleotide nucleotidyltransferase has protein sequence MYRKLELEFSGRKLSLETGRLAKQAHGAVLAQYGETVVLATVVSAYDARPNIDFLPLTVDYQERTFAAGKIPGGFFKREGRPSEKEILTSRLIDRSMRPLFPKGYDRETQIVVTVLSADRDNDPDMLSLIAASTALEISDIPHNGPVAAVRMGRIDGKLVANPSAEELEQSDISMVVAAKPDSIVMLEGGAMIVDEEPVLEALFTAHEMLNSIFELQSELRRLAGKPKREFKPKVLDAVILESARRRMASELEAALAIASKKERGAAVYALSDKTVAELTGQFPDREKDLYEACEKVVRERVRRAIIEQDRRIDDRKSTDIRQISAQVQLLPRTHGSALFTRGETQALATVTLGTSQDEQKIDALMGERYKKFMLHYNFPPFSTGEVKFLRGPGRREIGHGALAERALVPVLPPEEDFPYTIRVVSEVLESNGSSSMATVCGGSLALMDAGVPVSAAVAGIAMGLVKEGEQVRVLTDILGDEDHLGDMDFKVAGTNRGITAIQMDNKVGGVTREVMRQALHQARDARLFVLSVMEKALETPRTEVSMYAPRIVTIHVKPDKIREIIGPGGKNIRALVEETGCKIDIEDDGTVVIASADGAAIDKAIASIQAITAEPEVGRIYKGRVRKVVEFGAFVEIMPGTDGLLHISQLSNERVRAVEDVVHEGDEIYVKVLEVGRDGKIRLSLREALEEMAKKKAN, from the coding sequence ATGTATCGAAAACTAGAACTGGAATTTTCCGGCCGCAAGCTGTCGCTCGAAACCGGCAGGCTCGCCAAGCAGGCGCACGGTGCGGTGCTGGCCCAATACGGCGAGACCGTGGTGCTGGCGACCGTGGTGTCGGCCTACGACGCCCGCCCCAATATCGATTTTCTGCCGCTCACGGTGGACTACCAGGAGCGGACCTTCGCCGCCGGCAAAATCCCCGGCGGCTTTTTCAAGCGCGAGGGCCGTCCCTCCGAAAAGGAAATCCTGACCTCCCGGCTCATCGACCGCTCGATGCGCCCGCTGTTCCCCAAGGGCTACGACAGGGAAACCCAGATTGTCGTAACCGTGCTCTCGGCCGACCGCGACAACGATCCCGATATGCTGTCGCTTATCGCCGCGTCCACGGCGCTCGAGATCTCCGACATTCCGCACAACGGGCCGGTCGCGGCGGTGCGGATGGGCCGGATCGACGGCAAGCTCGTCGCCAATCCGAGCGCCGAAGAGCTCGAGCAGAGCGATATCTCGATGGTGGTCGCGGCCAAGCCCGACTCGATCGTTATGCTCGAGGGCGGTGCGATGATCGTTGACGAGGAGCCGGTCCTCGAGGCGCTGTTCACCGCGCACGAGATGCTCAATTCCATCTTCGAGCTCCAGAGCGAGCTGCGCCGCCTCGCCGGTAAGCCCAAGCGCGAGTTCAAGCCCAAGGTGCTCGACGCGGTGATCCTCGAATCGGCGCGCAGACGGATGGCGTCCGAGCTGGAAGCGGCGCTCGCCATCGCGAGCAAGAAGGAGCGCGGCGCGGCAGTCTACGCCCTCTCCGACAAGACGGTGGCCGAGCTGACCGGGCAATTTCCCGACCGCGAAAAGGACCTCTACGAGGCGTGCGAGAAAGTCGTCCGCGAGCGCGTCCGCCGCGCGATCATCGAGCAGGACCGGCGGATCGACGACCGCAAATCGACCGACATCCGGCAGATCAGTGCCCAGGTGCAGCTCCTGCCGCGCACGCACGGCTCGGCCCTGTTCACCCGCGGCGAGACCCAGGCGCTCGCGACGGTCACGCTCGGCACCTCGCAGGACGAGCAGAAGATCGACGCGCTGATGGGCGAGCGCTACAAGAAGTTCATGCTGCATTACAACTTCCCGCCTTTCAGCACCGGCGAGGTCAAGTTCCTGCGCGGCCCGGGGCGTCGCGAGATCGGCCACGGCGCGCTCGCCGAGCGGGCGCTGGTGCCCGTGCTGCCGCCCGAGGAGGACTTCCCCTACACCATCCGCGTGGTCTCCGAAGTCCTGGAGTCCAACGGCAGCTCGTCGATGGCCACGGTGTGCGGCGGCAGCCTCGCGCTGATGGACGCGGGGGTGCCGGTAAGCGCGGCGGTCGCCGGGATCGCGATGGGCCTGGTCAAGGAAGGCGAACAGGTTCGCGTGCTGACCGACATCCTGGGCGATGAGGACCATCTCGGCGACATGGATTTCAAGGTCGCCGGCACCAACCGCGGCATCACCGCGATCCAGATGGACAACAAGGTCGGCGGCGTGACGCGCGAGGTGATGCGCCAGGCGCTGCATCAGGCGCGCGACGCGCGCTTGTTCGTGTTGAGCGTGATGGAGAAGGCGCTCGAGACCCCGCGCACTGAAGTCTCGATGTACGCGCCGCGCATCGTCACGATCCACGTCAAGCCCGACAAGATCCGCGAAATCATCGGCCCCGGCGGCAAGAATATCCGCGCCCTGGTCGAGGAGACCGGCTGTAAGATCGACATCGAAGACGACGGCACCGTGGTAATCGCCTCGGCCGACGGTGCGGCGATCGACAAGGCGATAGCGTCGATCCAGGCTATCACCGCCGAGCCCGAAGTCGGCCGCATCTACAAGGGCCGCGTGCGCAAGGTGGTCGAGTTCGGCGCCTTCGTCGAGATTATGCCCGGCACCGACGGCCTGCTGCATATCTCGCAGCTCTCCAACGAGCGCGTGCGCGCGGTCGAGGACGTGGTTCACGAGGGCGACGAGATCTACGTCAAGGTGCTGGAGGTCGGGCGCGACGGCAAGATCCGGCTCTCGCTGCGCGAGGCGCTGGAGGAGATGGCGAAGAAGAAAGCGAACTGA
- the rpsO gene encoding 30S ribosomal protein S15 yields MPLAAVRKLEIVQTNARSPKDSGSPEVQVALFSARIEQLTEHLKTHAKDHHSRRGLLRLVGKRRRLLDYLRSCDVARYRALIERLGIRR; encoded by the coding sequence ATGCCCCTCGCAGCCGTTCGCAAGCTGGAAATTGTCCAGACCAACGCCCGCTCGCCCAAGGACAGCGGATCGCCCGAAGTTCAGGTGGCCCTGTTCAGCGCACGCATCGAGCAACTGACCGAGCATCTGAAGACCCACGCGAAGGACCATCATTCGCGGCGCGGACTTCTGCGCCTGGTCGGCAAGCGTCGCCGGCTCCTGGACTACCTGCGTTCGTGCGACGTCGCACGTTACCGGGCGCTGATCGAACGGCTGGGCATCCGGAGATAG
- a CDS encoding CocE/NonD family hydrolase, translated as MAQRERQGSAHSYEVVVERDVMLAMRDGVRLATDIYRPARAGAPASGRFPVLVERTPYDKGPARFAVTARFFAEHGYVVLIQDVRGRGGSEGEWYAFAREAPDGYDTIEWAAAQPWSTGKVGTMGTSYMAATQSAAATLNPPHLAAMFVTEGPSNYYHCSMRHNGALEQRFLIYAFHMAVTSPEARANPALRMALLEARANLAQWLKRLPLKRGATPLRMLPSYEQWAIDLQTRAVYDEYWLQRGYAIEEYYAEHADVPTVYFGSWYDSYARATTSNFAALSRLKRSPQRLVMGPWVHGVRADEDFAGDAAFGTEALEHYNGLRLRWFDQWLKGLDTGVADEPPARIFVMGGGSGKKVYDVLGLNARIDHGGRWRHESQWPPAAARDTALYLHPGGALAPDKPEAAAGASTLRFDPQNPVPTVGGSISVGFEFMPPGGFDQRARFAMAAGDSLPLASRPDVLVFMSEPLAEPLEVTGAATLKLWVSSTARDTDFTAKIIDLYPPSADYPDGFALNLTDSIIRMRFRQSWSNPALMTPGEVYEASIPFYPISNLFARGHRIRLDISSSNFPRFDVNPNTGGPLGEPGPIIVADNTVHHSSVRPSHLVLPVC; from the coding sequence ATGGCACAGCGCGAACGCCAGGGATCGGCGCACAGTTACGAGGTCGTGGTCGAACGCGACGTGATGCTCGCGATGCGCGACGGGGTGCGCCTCGCGACCGATATCTACCGCCCCGCGCGCGCCGGCGCGCCCGCATCCGGGCGTTTTCCGGTGCTGGTCGAGCGCACGCCCTACGACAAGGGCCCCGCGCGCTTCGCCGTGACCGCGCGCTTTTTCGCCGAGCACGGCTACGTGGTGCTGATCCAGGACGTGCGCGGACGCGGCGGCTCCGAGGGCGAATGGTACGCCTTCGCGCGCGAGGCTCCCGACGGCTACGACACCATCGAGTGGGCCGCGGCACAGCCCTGGTCCACCGGCAAGGTCGGCACCATGGGAACCTCGTACATGGCGGCGACGCAGAGCGCCGCGGCGACGCTCAACCCGCCGCATCTCGCCGCGATGTTCGTCACCGAGGGGCCGTCGAATTACTACCACTGCTCGATGCGCCATAACGGCGCGCTCGAGCAGCGCTTCCTCATCTACGCCTTCCACATGGCGGTGACGAGTCCCGAGGCGCGCGCGAATCCGGCGTTGCGCATGGCGCTGCTCGAGGCGCGCGCGAATCTTGCGCAGTGGCTTAAGCGCCTGCCGCTCAAGCGCGGCGCGACTCCGCTTCGGATGCTCCCGAGCTACGAGCAGTGGGCGATCGATTTGCAGACCCGCGCGGTGTACGACGAGTACTGGCTGCAGCGCGGCTACGCGATCGAGGAGTACTACGCCGAGCACGCCGACGTTCCGACCGTTTACTTCGGTTCCTGGTACGACTCGTACGCGCGCGCCACGACCTCCAACTTCGCGGCGCTTAGCCGTCTCAAACGCTCGCCCCAGCGCCTGGTGATGGGCCCCTGGGTGCACGGCGTGCGCGCCGACGAGGACTTCGCCGGTGACGCCGCCTTCGGCACCGAGGCGCTCGAGCATTACAACGGCCTGCGCCTTAGATGGTTCGACCAGTGGCTCAAGGGGTTGGACACCGGAGTCGCCGACGAGCCGCCGGCCAGGATCTTCGTGATGGGCGGGGGCAGCGGCAAAAAGGTTTACGACGTGCTGGGGCTCAACGCGCGAATCGATCACGGCGGGCGATGGCGCCACGAGAGCCAATGGCCGCCGGCCGCGGCGCGCGACACGGCGCTCTATCTCCATCCGGGCGGCGCCCTCGCGCCGGACAAGCCCGAGGCCGCCGCCGGCGCGTCAACGCTGCGTTTCGATCCGCAAAATCCCGTGCCCACCGTCGGCGGCAGCATCTCGGTCGGCTTCGAGTTCATGCCGCCCGGCGGTTTCGACCAGCGCGCGCGCTTCGCGATGGCCGCCGGCGATTCGCTGCCGCTCGCCTCGCGCCCCGACGTACTGGTCTTCATGTCCGAGCCGCTGGCCGAGCCGCTCGAAGTAACCGGCGCGGCGACGCTCAAGCTCTGGGTGTCGTCAACCGCGCGCGACACCGACTTCACCGCCAAGATTATCGATCTCTATCCGCCGAGCGCGGATTATCCCGACGGCTTCGCGCTCAACCTGACCGACTCGATCATCCGGATGCGCTTTCGCCAATCCTGGAGCAATCCCGCGCTGATGACGCCGGGCGAGGTTTACGAGGCGAGCATCCCGTTCTACCCGATAAGCAATCTCTTCGCCCGGGGCCATCGCATCCGGCTCGACATCTCGTCCTCCAACTTCCCGCGCTTCGACGTCAACCCGAACACCGGCGGCCCGCTCGGCGAGCCGGGTCCGATAATCGTGGCGGACAACACCGTCCATCACTCATCCGTGCGCCCGTCACATCTGGTGTTGCCGGTGTGTTAG
- a CDS encoding pitrilysin family protein, translating to MMYKDVLPNGLRVLSEPMPAVVSSTIGIWVENGSRYEIPSQNGVSHFIEHLLFKGTRKRTAAQIAEEIDAVGGVLNAFTGKEYTCYYAKVLGADLAMTTELLADLFLDSVFEAEEIDRERQVVLQEISQAEDTPDDFIHDLFNLKFWEGHPLALPIFGSVATVNAINRELLTSFMAERYRAGRVFIAAAGMVDHKRLVDDCRRLFGGISGDGRGEPIAPPVDRSVILNQEKDLEQAHICIGGPGISQASPLRYASYVLNTALGGGMSSRLFQEVRERRGRVYSIYSFMSSFIDSGYLGIYAGTNPEWVEEVLEVTMGEVGKIARVGLTDEELARAKSQIKGNMLLGMESTESRMNRLARNEIYFGREIPLEELAREIDKVTHDQVLELAANSFLSDKMALVLLGDLKGRKFGSDVFSELK from the coding sequence ATGATGTACAAGGACGTACTCCCCAACGGCCTGCGCGTGCTCAGCGAACCGATGCCGGCCGTGGTGTCGTCCACCATCGGGATCTGGGTCGAGAACGGATCGCGCTACGAGATCCCCTCGCAAAACGGGGTCTCGCATTTCATCGAGCACCTGTTGTTCAAGGGCACGCGCAAGCGCACTGCGGCGCAGATCGCCGAAGAGATCGACGCGGTCGGCGGCGTGCTCAACGCGTTCACCGGCAAGGAATACACCTGCTACTACGCCAAGGTGCTCGGCGCCGACCTGGCGATGACCACCGAGCTGCTCGCCGACCTTTTCCTGGATTCGGTTTTCGAAGCGGAAGAGATCGATCGCGAACGCCAGGTCGTGCTGCAGGAGATTTCGCAGGCCGAGGATACTCCCGACGATTTCATCCACGACCTGTTCAATCTAAAATTCTGGGAAGGACATCCGCTAGCGCTGCCGATTTTCGGTTCGGTCGCAACCGTCAACGCGATCAACCGCGAGCTGCTGACTTCTTTCATGGCCGAGCGCTACCGCGCGGGGCGGGTCTTTATCGCGGCGGCCGGGATGGTCGATCACAAGCGGCTGGTCGACGATTGCCGGCGGCTATTCGGCGGAATTTCGGGCGACGGCCGCGGCGAACCGATCGCCCCTCCGGTTGACCGCAGCGTGATCCTCAACCAGGAGAAAGACCTCGAACAGGCCCACATCTGCATCGGCGGGCCGGGAATCAGCCAGGCCTCGCCGCTGCGCTACGCGAGCTACGTTCTGAACACGGCGCTCGGCGGCGGGATGTCTTCGCGGCTCTTCCAGGAGGTGCGCGAGCGCCGCGGCCGTGTTTACAGCATCTACTCCTTCATGTCGTCGTTCATCGATTCGGGCTACCTGGGGATCTACGCCGGCACCAATCCGGAATGGGTTGAGGAGGTGCTCGAGGTCACGATGGGCGAGGTCGGCAAGATCGCGCGCGTCGGACTGACCGACGAGGAACTGGCGCGCGCCAAGAGCCAGATCAAAGGCAACATGCTGCTCGGCATGGAATCGACCGAGAGCCGGATGAACCGGCTCGCGCGCAACGAGATCTATTTCGGCCGCGAGATTCCGCTCGAAGAACTGGCGCGCGAGATCGACAAGGTGACCCACGACCAGGTGCTGGAACTCGCCGCGAACTCGTTCCTCTCCGACAAGATGGCCCTCGTGCTGCTCGGAGATCTGAAGGGGCGCAAGTTCGGCTCCGATGTGTTTTCCGAGCTCAAATAG